CCGATCCTGCTTGGTGAAACCGTCTTCACCGCCAAGGACGCAGTGGGGCACGAGAAAAAACGCAAGGGCAAAAAAAGCAAGATTTCTCATCATGACGATCTCCCAGAGGTTTCTTTCATTTTCAAAAATAGGCCCGATGGGAAAAAGTGGCTGCTATTTCGGCCAGCAATTACAGGAGGTGATGATCCCTGAGGACCTTCATGACGTCAGGGTTCATCCTGGCCAGGTCCCGAAGGGCGTTCAGGATCTCCCGCACAGGCCCCTTCGCTTCGATCCTCGCAGCTGATTCATCTACGGCCTTCCGGATGATGGTGCGCCTGTCCCAATAGGCAAAACCGATCACCGCACCCATGATCGTGGTGAAGATGGCAGTAAGGATCCAAAGAAAATTCATGAGCTGCTCAAAACGCCTGTCCACCTGCTCAAAACGCTTGTTCATGTCCTCGCGCAGCTCCGCAAAGCGCTTATCTACTAGTTCAAAGCGCTTGTTCATGTCCTCGCGCAGCTCTGCAAAGCGCTTATCCACCTGCTCGAAGCGCTTGTCGATCTGCTCGAAGCGCTTGTCGACCTCTTCGAGCTTTACCCGAAGGGTGAGGAGGAGCTCCCGGTCCTGCTTGGTGAAACCGTCTTCACCGCCAAGGACGCAGTGGGGCACGAGAAAAAACGCAAGGGCAAAAAAAGCAAGATTTCTCATCATGACGATCTCCCAGAGGTTTCTTTCATCTATAAGGATAGGCCCTATGAGGAAATGAGGCAAGAAGCCCCTGTAGCACCCGGGATTGGCCGACACATGCACGCAAGATGAAAAAACCCGGCCGGAGCAGGCGCCCGGGCCGGGGTCTTTCCATTGACATTTGCCTCGATCGATGGGGCAATCCATTTCGGATTTCGGATTGCGGATTGAGTTATTGCATGGACTTACGCCTTGATCGATGCGGTTCTGCCGCTCGCCTATCGGCATAAAAAGCAGGCAGGCCTTAGCGGATCCTACACGACCTGATAGCTGATCCCGCTGAAAAAACCCGATTCTCGCGGCGTTGCTTCAATTTCCTGAATCCGTGAGATATGCACTCAACCCTTCGATTTCACAGCATAAGCCTACGGCCGGGGTATTTGTGGAGTGAGGAGCCCATGGACGGGGCTCGAACGGCAAATCCGCCCCCATGGACGGGGGCTATTTGCCGCACGAAACAAATACCCCGGCCGTAGGCTCACGGATTCAGGCAATTTTCCAATCCAAGCGGCTGATGGTCCCCCCACCCTTCCCCTCCCCCGCTGGGGGAGGGATGGGGAGAGGGAAAATTTTGCGCCTTGCATGTCGGGCTTTTTGAGCGGGATTAGATTTTTGGGTTTTTGCAGCGCAATCGTAGCTGAAGGCTGAAAACTGATAGCTGATAACTATCCCCCTTCCTCGCTCAAGGAACCGCTCAGAATACCATAGCAAGACTCTTCTGGGCCGTATCCGCCAGAACCGCCAGATCCTCAGGCAGGACGCCAAGGTAGATGATGCCGAGGGCGGCGGCAATCAGGACGACAACGGCCGGGACGGCCGCAGGCCCTGGCTGCACCTCGCGCACCGGTTCCTTCATGTAGAGCATGTAGATAACACGCAGGTAATAATAGGCCCCAATGACGCTCGTGAGGATACCGAGGGCCGCAAGCAGGAGGTAACCCTCCTTGATGGCGGCGGAAAAGACGTAGAACTTTGCGATGAATCCACCGGTGGGGGGAAGGCCGGCCATAGCCACGAGAAAGAGGGACATGAGGAAGCTCAGGCCAGGGAAGCGATAGCCGAGCCCCTGGTAGTCCTCAAGGGTCTGAGCCCCCCTTTCCTTCCCGTCGATAAGAAAGAGCACCCCGAAGGCGCCGAGGTTCATGAGGGAATACGTGAAGAGGTAGAAGAGCACCCCCATCCTTCCCTCGTCGTTTCCGGCAATGATCCCGAGGGCCATGTACCCGGCGTGGGCAATGGAGGAATAGGCGAGCATCCTCTTCACGTTCGTCTGGGAGACAGCGACGAGATTCCCTATGAACATGGTAAGAAGGCTCACCCACCAGAGGACCGGCTTCCAGTATGGGGTGAGTGCGGCGAGGTGGAAGGTGGACGCAAGGGCCGGCTGACCGCTTTCGTACAGGATCGGCCCGAAGGTCACGGTCAGGACCTTCACGAAGATGCCGAAGGCCCCGGCCTTCACGACAGTGGCCATGAAACCGGTGATGACCGCGGGGCTACCCTCATAGACATCCGGGGTCCACATGTGGAATGGGACCAAGGCCATCTTGAAAAAGAGGCCGGCCATGAGGAGCGCGAGGGCAACAAGGACCTCAGGCCGGGTGAAGAGGCCGCGGGAGAGCTCGACCGCCATATCCGTAAGATTCACCGTCCCAGTAAGTCCATAGAGAAGGACGAGGCCGAAGAGGAAAAAGGCAGAACCAAAACTCCCGAGAAGGAAGTACTTGAAGGCCCCTTCCTGGGAACGGCGGTCATCCTTGAGGTAGGCGGCAAGGACATAGACCCCGATGGACATGATCTCGAGACAGATGAACATCATGAGGAGGTCCACGGACTGGAGCATGGCCACAGTGCCGTACAGGGCGAAGACGAGAAGGATGTAGTATTCCCCGCGTGCCCTGCCGTTGTTCCGGAGATAGTTGAGGCTGAGGACAGAGGCGATGATTCCGGCCATGAGGACCGTGGCAGTGAGAAAGGCAGTGAACTTCTCCATAGAGAAGACCCCCATGAAGACCACCTCATGGAGCTGCCACTCACGATAGACCACATGCCCGAGGGCGGCGAAAAGGGCGGCCACGGTCACCCAGCCGAGACGAGAGGTCCTCTTCTCGGAATCAAGCCCCATCCACACGAGATCAAGGCCGATGAGAAGGAGGCCGGCAAGGAGGAGGATGATCTGGGCTCCGGCTATCTGCCAGAGCTGATCCATGCTGAATGTGTAATCATAATCACTCATGGCGCCCCTCCATGGATAGTGTCAGGGATGGGGATGGGTCGATGGAGCCGTGCCGGTGCTGATTGCACGGCTTGGGGCACGGATTGTGGCTGTAAGAAGGGATTTGGACCTGGGCGATGAAGGACCTCACGGAGGTTTGCATCTTGTCTAGAAAGAAGTTGGGATAAAGCCCGATCCAGAAGACACAGGCAACGAGCGGCAATAGATAGGCGTACTCGCGAACGGTAAGATCCTTGAGGTGCTCGTTCTTGGGGTTCGTAAGCTCGCCGAAAAAGACCCTCTGTACCATCCAGAGCATATAGACGGCCCCGAGGATGACCCCGCTTGCTGCGATGACGGCTGCAAGCTTGTTCACCTTGAAGGTCCCGAGGAGGATCAGGAACTCCCCGATGAACCCGTTCGTCGTTGGCAGCCCAATGGACGAAAGGGTAATGATCATGAAAATGGTGCTGTACCAGGGCATGACCCGGGCGATTCCACCGTATTCCGTGATGAGGCGGGTGTGGCGCCTCTCGTACACAACACCGACCAGGAGGAAGAGCGCCCCGGTGGAGATCCCGTGGTTGATCATCTGGAGGATCGAGCCCTCCACACCCTGTGGGGTGAGGGCATAGAGGCCGAGCATGCAGTAGCCCAGGTGAGAGACCGAGGAATAGGCGACAAGCTTCTTGATGTCGGGCTGAACCATGGCGACCAGGGCGCCGTAGATGATCCCGATGACGGAAAGCGTGATGATGGTGGGGGTGAAAAAGGCCGATCCGTCAGGGAAGAGGGGCATGGCAAAACGGAGGAAACCGTACGTCCCCATCTTGAGGAGGATGCCGGCAAGGATCACGGAGCCGGCGGTCGGTGCCTCCACGTGGGCGTCAGGAAGCCACGTGTGTAGCGGGAACATGGGGACCTTGATGGCAAAGGCCAGGGCGAAGGCAGCAAAAAAGAGGATCTCGTAAAGCCTCGGAAGGTCGGTACCATAAAGGTTCATGATGCTGAAGGTAAGCTCGCCTGTGGCCTCCTTGTGGAAATAGACAAGCCCGATAATGCAGACGAGCATGAGCAAGGACCCGACCGCGGTAAAGAGGAAGAACTTTATCGCGGCGTATATCCTGCGCTCGCCCCCCCAGACCCCGATGATGAGGTACATGGGGATGAGCATGAGCTCCCAGAAGACATAAAAGAGGAAAAGGTCCAGTGCGAGGAAGGAGCCGATCATGGCGGTCTCGAGGACGAGAATCGCGACATGGAACTCCTTCAGGCGCTTCTCGATGGCCGTCCACGTGGAGAGGATGGTGATCGGGGTAAGAAAGGTCGTAAGCAACACGAGCCAGAATGAGAGCCCGTCAAGCCCCATGAAGTACTCGATGCCATAGCTCGGGATCCAGGGATGACGCTCGACAAACTGGAATCCGCAAAGTGAGGGATCAAATCCCGCGTAGATCCTGAGTGAGACAAGAAAGACCAGGATCGAGGTGACAAATGAGATCCATCGGATGACGTTTTTCCCGTTTTCGCTTCCCTGGGGTATGAAAAGGATGGGGATGACCCCAAGGAGTGGCAGGAACGTGACGTATGTAAGGATGAGCGTATCCATATCCCTTCTCTTCCCGAATGGTTTCCGTGCTGGTCAGCGAAGTCCGAGGAAATACCAAAGAACGGCGACGGCTCCCATGAGCATGAACGCCCCATAGGTCTGAACCTGGCCGTTATGGATGGATCCGGCGAACCTAGCGCCGCGCTGGACAAGCCACGCCTGCCCATTGACACCGATGCCGTCTATCACAAAGACATCCACGACCTTCCAGAGAAAGATCGAAAAATAATAAATAGGTTTCACAACGAGGAGTTCGTACACCTCGTCCACGTAATACTTGTTGTAAACCAGGCGGTAGTGGAGATCGTAGGCCTGGGCGAGACGGTCCGGAAGCCAGGAGAAGTTCCGGAGGTACACATAGGCCGCACCGATGATGCCAGATCCGGCCACCGCCACTGAAAGCCCCATGAGGGTCCACTCGAGGGCGTGAGGATAATGATGGGCCGGAACCGTTGAGGCGATGATGTGCTGCGAGCCCTCGAACACGGGTTCGAGAAAGTGTTCGAGGAGGTTGGAAAGCCCGAGCTCGTGACCGATCAGGGGGGAGACACCGAGCCAGCCGCCTAAGAAAGAGAGTATGGCAAGGACGACGAGAGGTCCGGTCATATTCACAGGGGATTCGTGTAAATGATGGCGCTGGTGTTCAGTACCGCGGAACTCGCCGTGAAAGGTCATGAAGATGAGCCGGAACATATAGAAGGCGGTTATGCCGGCCCCGACGGTGCCGAGGAACCAGATCACCTTCCCGTAGGCAGGAAAATACGGGAAGGTGAAGGCCTTCCAGAGGATCTCGTCCTTGCTGAAGAACCCGGCAAAGGGCGGTATTCCCGCGATGGCAATGGTGGCAACAAGCATGGTCGCATAGGTTATGGGCATCTTTCTGGCGAGCCCGCCCATGTTCCGCATGTCCTGATCACCGCCCATGGCGTGTATCACTGAGCCCGAGCAGAGAAAGAGGCAGGCCTTGAAGAAGGCATGGGTCATGAGGTGGAATATGCCTGCCCAATAGGCCGTGACCCCAACTCCGATGAACATGTACCCGAGCTGGCTTACAGTGGAATAGGCAAGCACCTTTTTGATGTCGTTCTGAAGGATGCCGATGGTGGCCGCTAAAAGGGCGGTCATGGCAGCCACGGTCACCACCACCATGAGGGCAGTAGGGGCCAGGGTGTAAAGGATGTTTGAGCGCGCTACCATGTACACGCCGGCCGTCACCATGGTAGCCGCATGGATGAGGGCGGAAACCGGGGTCGGACCGGCCATGGCATCAGGAAGCCAGACATAGAGGGGGATCTGGGCAGATTTTCCCGTTGCCCCGATGAAAAGAAGGACACAGATGGCAATCATGACCGGAGAATCAAGGACGATCCTTCCCTGCTCAAAAAAGTGCTGTGCCTTTGGGAAGACCTCGAGATAGGAAAGGGAACCGAAGGTCACGAACATGAGAAAGAGGCCGAGGACAAAGCCGAAGTCCCCGATCCGGTTCACGATGAAGGCCTTCTTTCCAGCAACCGCGTTCGAAACCCCCTTGTACCAGAACCCGATGAGGAGATAGGAGGCAAGCCCAACGCCCTCCCAGCCCACGAACATGACTATGTAGTTTGCGCCGAGGACGAGCATGTTCATGAAGAAGACGAACATGTTCAGGTAGGAGAAGAACCTCCAGTAGGATTCGTCATCGTGCATGTAGCCCGTGCTGTAGATGTGGATAAGAAAGCTGATCCCGGTTACCACGAGGATCATGACCGCCGAAAGCTGGTCAACCATAAAGGCCAAATCCACATGGAAGTCTGCCACTGCCATCCAGCTCCACAGGACCTGGACAAGCTGACGTTCCTCCACGGGCCGGGAGAGGAGATCCAGGACCACACCACAGGCGATGAGGAAGGAAAACCCTACGCTCGAACACCCGATCCACGAAATGGCGGCCTTGCCAATCCTCTTTCCGAAGATCCCGTTTATGAGGAAACCGAGGAAAGGAAGGAGCGGGATAAGAAAGATGAGGTTTTCCATGGTCGATCCCCTGTTTACCATTTGAGTATGTTGAACCGGGTCACGTCCACCTCACGGACATGCCGAAAGAGGGATATGAGTATGGCAAGGCCCACTGCCACCTCGGCCGCCGCAACGGCATAGATGAAAAGGACCATGACCTGACCGTTGAGCTCCGCCCGGTAACGGGAGAATGCCACAAGGGAGAGGTTCACAGCATTCAACATGAGTTCGATGGACATGAAAAGGATGATGGCGTTTCTTCGGACCGCAAAACCGATGGCACCGAGTCCGAAGAGGACAGCCGAAAGGACGATGTAATGGGTAAGTGTCACCATGGACCCAGCGCCCCCTAAATACGCTTTTTCGCGAGGTAGATGGCCCCGATGAGGGCGACGAGAAGGAGAACGGACACGACCTCGAAATGGAGGAGATACTCCCTGAACATCAGGTCTCCGAATCCGCTCGGGTGCCCGAAGCCCTCTGGAAGAGACCTCGCACAGATCAGGTCGGAAACGCCTTTCGCACCAGCTGCCAGAAGCCCGAGCATGGTAAGGCCGAGAATGCCACCCATGACCCGGTAGGAGGCGTTTTCCTGGATGTCCCTCATGCGCTCGCCGGGACTGACAAGGAGCATGAGAACAAACACGATGAGTACGAGGATGGCCCCGGCGTAGATCGTGACCTGAAAGATGGCGACAAGCGGGGCATGCAGGTGGAGATAGAGCGCGGAAAGGGCAATGAAGACGGTGAGAAGCCCAAGGCCGCTAGATAGCGGCTCCCTCGACGAAATGGTGAATAGCCCCGCTGCCACCGCCATAACGGCGAATATCCAGAAATAGAGATCCATGTCAGTTCACCCGCTGCTTCATGCGTGATTTGACAGACATCAGGACTTGGGAGGCGAAGACTTCTTGGCGGGAGCCGGACCCGTCCCCTTCGCTTTCGCCCCCTTTTCCTCTGCCCCGGCCTCCTTAGCGGCCTCACCGGCAACAGGAACGGGCCTTTTCTTGGGTTTCAGCTTTCCCTCTTCCTTGGCCTTGCGAAAGTTCGCAAGGAGCCTCTCCTTTCCGAGTTGGCACTCCCCTGGCGTGTACCGGGCGAGCTCATACCCCTGACCGAGGACAATGGCCCCCTTAGGACAGGCCTCTTCACAAAAACCGCAGAAGATGCATCGGAGCAGATCGATATTGAAGCCCTGGCTGTATGTCTTTCCCGCGTACCGGCCTTCCTCACCTTCGGCGACCTTGGCCATCTTGACGGTGATGCACTGGGCCGGACAGGTCTTGGCGCACATGCCGCAACCGACGCAGAGCTCCCTGCCCTGCTCGTCCAGACAGAGCATGTGCTCACCACGAAAGACAGGGGATATCTCACGACGGTCCTCCGGATACTGCCAGCACGTCGGGACCGTGTGGGGGCCGGGCCTGAAGGAGGCCCGGAAATTGAACATAAAATGCCTCCACGTGAGCACCAACCCTTTCAGAATCTCGACGAGATAGACCCGCTCCGAAAGGGTATATCTTTTTTCCACGGCCGGTTTTGACATCCCTTCCTCCTATACGGTGAGCTGGATCGCAAGTGCGGTCACAAAGAGATTAATGAGGGCAAGGGGGATAAGGGACTTCCAGCCGAGCCCCATCACCTGATCGTAGCGAAAACGCGGAACCGTCCAGCGCACCCAGACGAAGAGCCACAGGAAAAACGAGACCTTCAGAAAAAAGACGAGAAACGAGGCGATGCCGTAGGAAATGGGGCCGAGAAAGGCCTCCATGTTGAGATACGGCAGGTGCCAGGCCCCGAAATAGAGCGTGACAATAAGGGCAGAGAGGGTGCACAGGTTCACGTATTCGCCGAACAGATAGAGCCCGAGACGCATGGAGCCGTACTCTGTGTGATATCCGGCGACGATCTCGCTCTCTGCCTCTGGAAGGTCGAATGGGACGCGGTTGGCCTCGGCGTACGCCGCCACGATGAAGAGGAGAAAACCGAGAGGCTGCCTGAAGATCCCCCAATTGGGCAGAAATCCAAGAAAGGTTCCCTGCTGGGCTATGGAGATCTCCCGCAGGCTGAAGGTCCCGTACACAAGGACGGCGGCAAGGAGCGTAAGCCCCCACGGGACCTCGTAGGATATGAGCTGGGCCGTAGACCTGAGTCCGCCGAGGATGGAAAATTTGTTGTTGGACGCCCATCCCCCGACGATGATCCCGTAAACCGCCATGGAACCGAGGGCAACCACATAGAGGAACCCGACGTTCACGTCCGAGACCTGAAGGATGATCTCCTTGCCTGCGATGACGATCTTGTCTCCGAAGGGGACGACCGCATAGGCGGAGAACGCCGGCAGGGAAAAGAGGATCGGCCCGAGGATGAAGAGGACCTTGTTCGCATTGGCAGGGATGATATCTTCCTTGGTGAAAAGCTTGATCCCGTCCGCAATGGGCTGAAAGAGCCCGAAGGGGCCCGCCCGGTTCGGACCGAGACGGTCCTGGATCATGGAGGAACCTCGCCGCTCGACCCATGTCATGATCACGGCAACGAGAAGGGTCCAGATCCAGATGAAGACCACCTTGATTATGGCTATGACCCAGTCGTTCATCATCCCCTCCTTACCTGTCGAGCTCGCCCGCTATGATGTTGAGACTGCTCAGGCAGGCGATGAGGTCGGCTATCATCTCTCCCTTCACAAGCTCGGGAAATGCCTGATAGATCATGTAACACGGCGGACGGATCTTGATACGGTAGGGCTTCTCTGACCCGTCGCTCTTGATGAAGAAGCCAAGTTCGCCGTTAGGGGACTCGATGGCGTGATAGACCTCGCCGACAGGCGGCTTGATCGTCTTGGGGACCTTGGCCATGAGTGGGGCGTCGGGCGCCATCTCCCGATACATGGCATAGGCCTGATCGATGATCTTGATGGATTCCTCCATCTCCCTCATGCGGATCATATACCGATCAAAAACATCCCCGTTCTTCCCGACAGGGACGTCAAAGGTAAACCGGTCGTATAGGCCGTAAGGCTCGTCCTTTCTGAGATCCCTCTTCACCCCGCAGGCACGCAGGCAAGGACCAGTAAAGCCCCACGCCAGGGCGTCCTCAGGAGAGAAGGCCGTGACCCCGATGGTCCTGTCCATCCAGATACGGTTGTGGGTAAGGAGCTTGTCCGTCTCGTCTATGGCCTTGAGGAGATTGGGCTTGAGTTCGCGCCACCTGGCGTCAAAATCGTCCGGTAGATCCGCCTCCACCCCCCCGATCCTTCCGAAGGTGTTGGTAAGACGGGCCCCGTTGTACCATTCGAAGATCTCGTAGATCTCCTCGCGCTGTATGATGAGATAGAAGAACGGGGTAAAGGCACCCAGGTCCACCCCGAGGATCCCAACGAGGACCTGGTGGTCGGCGATCCTGGCAAGCTCGGTCATAATCACCCGAATGAGCTGGGCCTTTTCCGGGACCTCGATCCCCATGAGTTTTTCCACTGCCATCTCGTAGGAGACGTTGTTGGCTATGGCAGAGCAGTAATTCAGCCGGTCCGTGATGGGGATGAACTGATGGTATGTGAGATGCTCCCCGAGCTTTTCTACGCCCCGGTGGAGATATCCGATCTCGGGGTCGGCCTTCACGACCGTTTCACCGTCCGTCTGCGCGATGACGCGCAGGGTCCCGTGCATAGCGGGATGGGACGGACCGATATTTATCGTTACATAGTCGCCGGTCGAATGACCCGTATTGACGGCATACTCATTGGCCACCGTTTTCCCCTCCTCAAACCTCGTCCGTGAAAAACCGCATCTCCCTCACGCCCATCACTCATACCGAAGTATCCGCACCTCCCCCCTGCCCTCGAGGGGATAGTCCTTCCTCAGGGGATGGCCGGGAAATTCGTCCCACATGAGGAGCCTCCGGAGGTCCGGATGCCCAGGAAACCTGATCCCGAACATGTCATACGTCTCCCTCTCGGGCCATGTGGCCGCCTTCCACAATCCAGTGACGCTCGGAACCGAAAGGTCGTCTTCTGGGACACGGACCTTCACCTGAAGACGCCTGTTCGTTGAAAGGGAAAGGAGGAGATAGTTCACCTCAAAGCGGGGAGGAGGAGGCCCCTCAGGTTTGGGCTCTTCTGCCGCATCCCCTTCGCCCCCTGTCTTTTTCTCGGGCTTGGCGGCCTTTTTGTAAAGGTCGAGATTGTCCACACCGAAAAGGTCCACGAGAAAATCAAATGCCAGAGCCGGATCGTCCCGGAGACGGACAAGGACCTCAGTGATCCGCGCCTTGGGGACCTCGACGGTGACATCCCCCCGAAACTCACTGGATGCAATAACCAAGGGACCGAGACAGTTGGAGACGCCCTTCAGCAGATCCATTGTCATTTCCCCTCCACGAGGCCTGCAATCTCGCCCCTCAGGGGGTGTTCTGTGTCGATCTTGTCCATGATCTTCAGGAGCGCATAGAGGAGACCTTCCGGCCTGGGCGGACACCCGGGGACGTAAACGTCAACCGGGATCACGAGGTCGATGCCCTGAAGGGTGGAGTACGTACGGAATACCCCGCCACTGCATGCGCACGCCCCCATGGCGATGACCCACTTGGGTTCGGCCATCTGGTCGTAGATGCGCCTCAGGATCGGGGCCATCTTTTTCGTGATCGTTCCCGCCTCGATGAGCACATCGGCCTGTCTTGGTGAGAAACTCGGCCGCTCCGCCCCGAAGCGCGCCATGTCATAGCCAGAGGCAAGCGCACACATCAACTCGATGCCGCAACATGCGGTGCCGTACGGAAGGGGCCATGGAGACCTCTTTCGCCCCCAGTTGACGAGTTGTTCAAGCTTCGTGAGCAGCCATCCGGATCCAGTGTAAGCCTCCATGGATCACTCCCATTCGATCGCGCGCTTCTTGATGGCATAAAGAAGGCCAGCCAGAAGAACCGCGACGAATATGAAAACCTCGAAAAAGACGCCCCACCCAAGCTGGGCAAGGGCATGGTACTTCACCGCAATGGGATAGATGAGAACGGTCTCCAGATCGAAGACCAGAAAGAGCACGGCCACAAGATAATATTTGACGTCATATCTCTTGTTGCTCATGTCGAGAAGGGGGACGCCGCATTCGTATGTAGTCGCCTTGTTCGGCTTGGGCCGAAAGGGCCCGAGAAGGGCCGAAATCCCCAACATTGCAAAGATGGCGAGAAGAGACATGCCCAAGTACATGACGATGGTTTCAAAGCCGCTCATCATAGCAACTCCCATCGCTGCCCCCCTTCCCCAAAGATCCTGAATCGGGGTTCAGACATTGCTGCGAGTTATCATTTGCCTTGCCAAATGTCAAGCCCACCCACAAGGGTAATGCAAAAAAATCACAATGTGAAAAAATGCAAAGTTGTCTCGAGCCCTTCCGGCTGTCAAGAGAAAAATGAACGCTCATTCATTTTACCTGAATCCGCGGGACATGCGCTCATCTTTCGATTTCACAGAATAGGCCTACGGCCCCGAGGCATTTGTTGAGTGATGCGCCCACGAAAGGACGCAGCCGGCAAATCCGCCCCTCTGGACGAAGGGCCATTTGCCCTGTCTGCCGCAGGCAGGAAGGCGCGAAATTTTCCCCCTCTCCATCCCTAAGCGGCCTGACGACGATCTCTTTGGCCGCCCGAAGGACGATCTTGCGCTACTTCAGACACGGATCTTCAGGCGGAGGAAGATTTTTGGATATGGTGGAGCTGAGCGGGATCGAACCGCTGACCTCTTGAATGCCATTCAAGCGCTCTCCCAGCTGAGCTACAGCCCCACGGCGAGAAATCTCATTAACACACGGCCTTTCGAGCGTCAAGGAGATGGATTCGGATTCAACAGGTCAGGCGGATTAGCCGACTTTGGGCGCATGGGTGGAGACGCCCATAGACAGGGCTCGAACGGCTAATCCCCCCATGGATAATGGGGCTATTTACCGCGCGGAACAATATCCCAAAACCCCGAACGTCGGCTCACGGATTGAGGGACCTGGTCATTAGCTCATGCATTCGGAAGTCCTTGCATGGCCGAGCCTACTCGACTAAATCTTCTCATGAAGACCTGAAAAGGGGATTCCATCCTTCAATCGAAAGAGGATCAACGCCGAATGTTTTTCGGGGTGGATATCGGCAATACCCACACGGTTATAGGCCTCTACGGGGACAGTGGGGAGATCCTTCTCCGATGGCGTATCAGGACTGACAAAGGTGCGACGGCCGACGAACTCGCATCCGTCCTTTTTCAGCTCTGCGCCATGGACGGGATCGATCTTCATGGTGTGAAAGACATCATCATCGCCTGCGTGGTCCCGCCGATCCTTTCGAGCTGGGAAGAATTCTCACGCAGGCGTCTCGGCAAAAACGCCGTGGTCATCCATGGGCATCAAGACCTTGGTATGCCCATCCTGTGCGACCATCCCCACGAATTGGGGGCGGACAGGATCGTCAACGCCATAGCCGGTTTCCATCGGTACCATTCCCCCCTCATCATCGTGGA
The sequence above is a segment of the Deltaproteobacteria bacterium genome. Coding sequences within it:
- a CDS encoding NADH-quinone oxidoreductase subunit N, with translation MSDYDYTFSMDQLWQIAGAQIILLLAGLLLIGLDLVWMGLDSEKRTSRLGWVTVAALFAALGHVVYREWQLHEVVFMGVFSMEKFTAFLTATVLMAGIIASVLSLNYLRNNGRARGEYYILLVFALYGTVAMLQSVDLLMMFICLEIMSIGVYVLAAYLKDDRRSQEGAFKYFLLGSFGSAFFLFGLVLLYGLTGTVNLTDMAVELSRGLFTRPEVLVALALLMAGLFFKMALVPFHMWTPDVYEGSPAVITGFMATVVKAGAFGIFVKVLTVTFGPILYESGQPALASTFHLAALTPYWKPVLWWVSLLTMFIGNLVAVSQTNVKRMLAYSSIAHAGYMALGIIAGNDEGRMGVLFYLFTYSLMNLGAFGVLFLIDGKERGAQTLEDYQGLGYRFPGLSFLMSLFLVAMAGLPPTGGFIAKFYVFSAAIKEGYLLLAALGILTSVIGAYYYLRVIYMLYMKEPVREVQPGPAAVPAVVVLIAAALGIIYLGVLPEDLAVLADTAQKSLAMVF
- a CDS encoding NADH-quinone oxidoreductase subunit M gives rise to the protein MDTLILTYVTFLPLLGVIPILFIPQGSENGKNVIRWISFVTSILVFLVSLRIYAGFDPSLCGFQFVERHPWIPSYGIEYFMGLDGLSFWLVLLTTFLTPITILSTWTAIEKRLKEFHVAILVLETAMIGSFLALDLFLFYVFWELMLIPMYLIIGVWGGERRIYAAIKFFLFTAVGSLLMLVCIIGLVYFHKEATGELTFSIMNLYGTDLPRLYEILFFAAFALAFAIKVPMFPLHTWLPDAHVEAPTAGSVILAGILLKMGTYGFLRFAMPLFPDGSAFFTPTIITLSVIGIIYGALVAMVQPDIKKLVAYSSVSHLGYCMLGLYALTPQGVEGSILQMINHGISTGALFLLVGVVYERRHTRLITEYGGIARVMPWYSTIFMIITLSSIGLPTTNGFIGEFLILLGTFKVNKLAAVIAASGVILGAVYMLWMVQRVFFGELTNPKNEHLKDLTVREYAYLLPLVACVFWIGLYPNFFLDKMQTSVRSFIAQVQIPSYSHNPCPKPCNQHRHGSIDPSPSLTLSMEGRHE
- the nuoL gene encoding NADH-quinone oxidoreductase subunit L, whose product is MENLIFLIPLLPFLGFLINGIFGKRIGKAAISWIGCSSVGFSFLIACGVVLDLLSRPVEERQLVQVLWSWMAVADFHVDLAFMVDQLSAVMILVVTGISFLIHIYSTGYMHDDESYWRFFSYLNMFVFFMNMLVLGANYIVMFVGWEGVGLASYLLIGFWYKGVSNAVAGKKAFIVNRIGDFGFVLGLFLMFVTFGSLSYLEVFPKAQHFFEQGRIVLDSPVMIAICVLLFIGATGKSAQIPLYVWLPDAMAGPTPVSALIHAATMVTAGVYMVARSNILYTLAPTALMVVVTVAAMTALLAATIGILQNDIKKVLAYSTVSQLGYMFIGVGVTAYWAGIFHLMTHAFFKACLFLCSGSVIHAMGGDQDMRNMGGLARKMPITYATMLVATIAIAGIPPFAGFFSKDEILWKAFTFPYFPAYGKVIWFLGTVGAGITAFYMFRLIFMTFHGEFRGTEHQRHHLHESPVNMTGPLVVLAILSFLGGWLGVSPLIGHELGLSNLLEHFLEPVFEGSQHIIASTVPAHHYPHALEWTLMGLSVAVAGSGIIGAAYVYLRNFSWLPDRLAQAYDLHYRLVYNKYYVDEVYELLVVKPIYYFSIFLWKVVDVFVIDGIGVNGQAWLVQRGARFAGSIHNGQVQTYGAFMLMGAVAVLWYFLGLR
- the nuoK gene encoding NADH-quinone oxidoreductase subunit NuoK — protein: MVTLTHYIVLSAVLFGLGAIGFAVRRNAIILFMSIELMLNAVNLSLVAFSRYRAELNGQVMVLFIYAVAAAEVAVGLAILISLFRHVREVDVTRFNILKW
- a CDS encoding NADH-quinone oxidoreductase subunit J is translated as MDLYFWIFAVMAVAAGLFTISSREPLSSGLGLLTVFIALSALYLHLHAPLVAIFQVTIYAGAILVLIVFVLMLLVSPGERMRDIQENASYRVMGGILGLTMLGLLAAGAKGVSDLICARSLPEGFGHPSGFGDLMFREYLLHFEVVSVLLLVALIGAIYLAKKRI
- a CDS encoding NADH-quinone oxidoreductase subunit I gives rise to the protein MSKPAVEKRYTLSERVYLVEILKGLVLTWRHFMFNFRASFRPGPHTVPTCWQYPEDRREISPVFRGEHMLCLDEQGRELCVGCGMCAKTCPAQCITVKMAKVAEGEEGRYAGKTYSQGFNIDLLRCIFCGFCEEACPKGAIVLGQGYELARYTPGECQLGKERLLANFRKAKEEGKLKPKKRPVPVAGEAAKEAGAEEKGAKAKGTGPAPAKKSSPPKS
- the nuoH gene encoding NADH-quinone oxidoreductase subunit NuoH, producing MMNDWVIAIIKVVFIWIWTLLVAVIMTWVERRGSSMIQDRLGPNRAGPFGLFQPIADGIKLFTKEDIIPANANKVLFILGPILFSLPAFSAYAVVPFGDKIVIAGKEIILQVSDVNVGFLYVVALGSMAVYGIIVGGWASNNKFSILGGLRSTAQLISYEVPWGLTLLAAVLVYGTFSLREISIAQQGTFLGFLPNWGIFRQPLGFLLFIVAAYAEANRVPFDLPEAESEIVAGYHTEYGSMRLGLYLFGEYVNLCTLSALIVTLYFGAWHLPYLNMEAFLGPISYGIASFLVFFLKVSFFLWLFVWVRWTVPRFRYDQVMGLGWKSLIPLALINLFVTALAIQLTV